AACCGACATAATCGGAGACACCATGGGTAATAGCAGGATTAATCGTATATTTAGCAATATATCGTCTTGCCCGCAGATTATCATTCTCTCCCGTTTCCCCGGTCAGTCTGCCCCGTTGTAACCGCATTTTGTGGGCAGTTTGCCAAGTGCGGATAATTACTTCCCCCACCCGTCCCATCGCTTGAGAATCGGAGGAAATGATGCTAAAAGCCCCTAAATCGTGGAGAATATCCTCGGCGGCAATAGTCTCTCGGCGGATGCGGGATTCGGCAAAGGCCACATCTTCGGGAATACTCCGGTCTAAATGATGACAAACCATCAACATATCAAGGTGTTCCTCTAAGGTATTCGTCGTATAGGGACGGGTGGGATTAGTAGAGGAGGGTAAAACGTTCATTTCCCCGCAAACCCTGATAATATCGGGAGCATGACCACCGCCGGCCCCTTCCGTGTGGTAGGTGTGAATGACGCGATTTTTAAAAGCGGCGATAGTGGCCTCAACAAAACCGGCCTCATTGAGAGTATCGGTATGAATCGCCACCTGCACATCGTACTTATCGGCCACGCTTAAACAGGTATCAATGGCTGCCGGAGTGGTTCCCCAATCTTCATGGAGTTTTAAGCCAATTACCCCCGCTTTTACCTGTTCCGCTAGTCCTTCCGGCTGACTGCTATTGCCTTTACCCAAAAAACCCAAATTCATCGGGAAAGCTTCGGCCGCCTCTAGCATTCGATAGATGTTCCATTCTCCCGGGGTGCAGGTGGTGGCATTAGTTCCCGTCGCAGGTCCAGTCCCGCCACCAATCATCGTGGTAATCCCCGACGCAATCGCTGTCTCAATTTGTTGGGGACAGATAAAATGAATATGAGCATCAATCCCCCCTGCTGTCAAAATCATCCCCTCCCCGGCTAATGCCTCGGTAGCAGGACCGATAATAATATCGACATTATCTTGAATGTGGGGATTACCCGCTTTACCG
This portion of the Microcystis aeruginosa NIES-2549 genome encodes:
- the ureC gene encoding urease subunit alpha, which encodes MNYRIDRRTYAETYGPTVGDKVRLADTELFIEVEKDFTTYGDEVKFGGGKVIRDGMGQSPISREDGAVDLVITNALILDWWGIVKADVGIKDGKIYKIGKAGNPHIQDNVDIIIGPATEALAGEGMILTAGGIDAHIHFICPQQIETAIASGITTMIGGGTGPATGTNATTCTPGEWNIYRMLEAAEAFPMNLGFLGKGNSSQPEGLAEQVKAGVIGLKLHEDWGTTPAAIDTCLSVADKYDVQVAIHTDTLNEAGFVEATIAAFKNRVIHTYHTEGAGGGHAPDIIRVCGEMNVLPSSTNPTRPYTTNTLEEHLDMLMVCHHLDRSIPEDVAFAESRIRRETIAAEDILHDLGAFSIISSDSQAMGRVGEVIIRTWQTAHKMRLQRGRLTGETGENDNLRARRYIAKYTINPAITHGVSDYVGSIEVGKLADLVLWKPAFFGVKPEIVLKGGLIAWAQMGDANASIPTPQPVYMRPMFASFGGAIAKTSLTFVSKYAMKAGIPEKLKLKKTAVAVSNTRNISKASMKLNDALPRMEVNPETYEVRADGELLICEPATVLPMAQRYFLF